The segment CTGAGAGGTCCGAAAAGAACCTTGGCAAGACTTTCGTTTCATATCTCCATGTTAAATACGGTAGTATAGCTGGCATAAAGAACCCCAAGAAACCAGGGAATAATATGTTAAAGCCGCGAGAGAAGAAAGTGCCCCAATAACCTGTAAGAGAGAAAACTAAAAGGACAAGTCCGCTTGGTAGAAGGTGAAAGAATATAAGCGATGTGAATACTGGTGGGAGCTTTCTCTTTTTCCAGAAATTTATGAATCTAGTAACCCACGAGTAACGGTAGGACGTAGGGATTTTCTTCTTCATGGCCGTAAAGTATATTTATAAGACGTGTTATGTCAAGAACAGGTAGGGCGGCTGACGCCGCCCTTTCATCGTTTTAATTACTTCATCGGTATCTTAACACCCTTCTCTTTAGCCACCTTCTTGGCGATGTCATACCCGGCATCCGCATGCCTGGCAACACCTATGCCAGGGTCGTTCGTCAGCACGCGCTCTATTCTTTTGGCCATTTGCGCGGTGCCGTCGGCCACGGTTACCTGTCCGGCATGAATCGAAAGCCCCATGCCAACGCCGCCGCCGTGGTGCACGCTTACCCACGAAGCGCCCGACGCGGTGTTCAGCAGAGCGTTAAGGATCGGCCAGTCGGCAATGGCGTCCGAGCCGTCCAACATAGCCTCGGTCTCCCGGTTGGGCGATGCCACCGAACCGGTGTCAAGGTGGTCGCGGCCCATCACAATGGGGGCAGTCAACTTGCCGCTCTTGACCATCTTGTTGATCTCAAGGCCAAAGCGGTCGCGCTCGCCGTAGCCCAGCCAGCAGATGCGGCAGGGCAGACCCTGGAACGGCACCTTCTTCTGCGCCATGCGAATCCAGCGGTGCAGAGCCTCATCCTCGGGGAACAGCTTCAGCACCTTCTCGTCGGTGGCGTAGATGTCAGACTTCTTTCCCGAAAGCGCGGCCCAGCGGAACGGTCCCTTGCCCCGGCAGAACAGCGGTCGGATATACAGGGGTACGAACCCCTTGATGTCGAACGCGTTGGCGACGCCTGCTTTCTTGGCCTGACCCCGGATGTTGTTGCCGTAGTCGAACGCCACCGCGCCCGAGCGCTGCATGGCAAGCATCGCCTCCATCTGACGCGCCATGGACTCGAAGCTCTTTTTAATATACGTATCCGGGTCCTTCTTGCGCAGCCGCAGCGCCTCCTTGAACGTCATCCTGCCGGGCACGTAGCCCGAAAGCTCGTCGTGGGCCGAGGTCTGGTCAGTAAGAACGTCGGGGATGATGCCGCGCTTCACCAGTAATGGGTGGATGTCCGACGCGTTACCCACCAGTCCTACGGACAAGGCTTGGCCTTGCTCTCTCGCCTCATCAACCCATTTCAGGGCTTCGTCAAGCTTCGTGGTCATGCGATCGCAGAAGCCCTGATCAACACGCCGCTTGATGCGCGCCGGGTCAACCTCAACGTCCAGGCAGCAGCCGTCGTTCATGGTCACGGCCAGGGGCTGGGCGCCGCTCATACCGCCCATGCCCGCGGTCAGGACCAGCTTCCCCTTAAGGCTTACGCCGAAGTGCTGGCGGGCCAGTTCTGCCAGGGTCTCATAGGTGCCCTGGATGATGCCCTGGGTGCCGATGTAAATCCACGAGCCCGCGGTCATCTGGCCGTACATGATAAGCCCCAGCGCCTCCAGGCGGCGGAACTCGTCCCAGTTGGCCCAGTTGGGCACGAGAAGCGAGTTGGCGATTAAGACGCGCGGCGCGTAGGGATGGGTGCGGAACACC is part of the candidate division TA06 bacterium B3_TA06 genome and harbors:
- the hutU gene encoding urocanate hydratase, producing the protein MAKEFKYKPLKSPRGSKLRCKGWHQEAALRMLCNNLDPDVAEDPKNLIVYGGTGKAARNWPAFAAIVKSLKSMENDETLLVQSGKPVGVFRTHPYAPRVLIANSLLVPNWANWDEFRRLEALGLIMYGQMTAGSWIYIGTQGIIQGTYETLAELARQHFGVSLKGKLVLTAGMGGMSGAQPLAVTMNDGCCLDVEVDPARIKRRVDQGFCDRMTTKLDEALKWVDEAREQGQALSVGLVGNASDIHPLLVKRGIIPDVLTDQTSAHDELSGYVPGRMTFKEALRLRKKDPDTYIKKSFESMARQMEAMLAMQRSGAVAFDYGNNIRGQAKKAGVANAFDIKGFVPLYIRPLFCRGKGPFRWAALSGKKSDIYATDEKVLKLFPEDEALHRWIRMAQKKVPFQGLPCRICWLGYGERDRFGLEINKMVKSGKLTAPIVMGRDHLDTGSVASPNRETEAMLDGSDAIADWPILNALLNTASGASWVSVHHGGGVGMGLSIHAGQVTVADGTAQMAKRIERVLTNDPGIGVARHADAGYDIAKKVAKEKGVKIPMK